ggtaaaacaaatttgaaatctttaggactcctttttcttttctttttctatacttttcacaatattttctatattattattatttttagactagataattaacaaataacttaaattcccaacttctatttatcaatttttttattattaaactataattgatcttatatttttttattaatttataatttattattattattttatattatgttaaatataaccctttttaaattggtgtaaaatatattatgttttggtaaaaaattaggtgttcacaaatggtatattaaaaaaaatttaaccaaaAGGGCTAAATTACTTCTGATGGAGTGATTTTTTGACGTCTTTTTGTTAAACGAAAAAAATTCACCGCCTTAGCAATTGTTTTCTCCAAAATAatgatttcttcttttctttaaaatcgCTACTATAGcaatgttttaattaaaaaaattaaatcaaaaaggctgcttaagaaactaaaaaaaaaaataagtcgtTGCCATGACAGCGATTTTgtataactaattttttttaaaaatcgctATGGCAgccttttaattaaaaaaaatcaaaaagtttAAAGGTAATTTGTTGCTATAGCAGCAATTTTgtttaagaaattaatttttgtcatttacttattttatcttgggataagttatcctgAAATTACTATACCACCCAAAGGGAGGAATAACTTATCCGGTACTAATTATTATTTCCGGGATGAGTTATCATGAACATATCaaccaaacaacaaattaagTGACTGTACAATTTAGGGTGCATTTGGTaggaaaaaaatgttttcctagaataTGTCTCCcgaaaaacaagtagatttttgacttattttctcatgtttggttggtgagtagaaaaaaaatttttttgaaagagatttagtgtttgatttttgaaagaaaaatatttttgagaaatatcttttattttttactatagtagaaaataatttttaaaaacaaacttaaattttttgggGTGGATAGGGGTGGAAGGGGGGAGGGGGATCGAGGGTGTgggtgaaaaaatgaaatttttaagttaattttttttttaaaaaaaacaaacttaaaatttttctgGGGGTGGGTTGTCGAGGATATGggtgaaaaaaagaaattttaaagttaattttttttttaaaaaaaaattaatttttttttgggtggatGGCGGGGGTCGAGTGTAggggtgaaaaaaataaaattttgaagttgaaaatattttttaaaaagattttttttttcgagGGGGGCTGGTAGGggtgaaaaatgaaattttaaagttgaaaacatttttttttaaaatttgaggaatatgagttgatttagaaaatatttttcaaaattatttaatctaaccaaacatgagaaaacattttttcaaaaaatattttaattcataccaaacacaccttaATCCCATGACTATTTTGTTTACCTTCACACCAAACGACCCCGAATATAATAAGGATATGCCTTTGTTTTCAACAAGTTTTATCCGATAGGTTTCAAATATAGAAGCACACATTCAacaatttttcttaatttgctAGAAAGGAAGATGATATTATTCGGGGAAAAAAACATACAGTACCAACATTTTACATTGCCAATAAAACTGAATCTCTAGTCATTCGAAACAGAACAAAAAAATTCCAAGAAACCCATCAATCTTCCCAAGGTTAACTCCTTCACAAGCTTTAGTAATACAGATCACACTATTATAAGGAACTAAAGAGGATGGTTAACTGATCAATGCGTTCCCTAAGCATGAAATTAGCTGAAGAATCTGGCAAGAATTTAGCGAACTCATCAAGTAAATCTGAATGATCCTTGAAAAGTATAGCAACCTAcacataaatgaaaaataataattaatattcataaattaaaacatgaaGATCATCTAATATAAATTGTGTATCCAAATTGAAAGATGTTTTATCACCTTATGGTAGACATCATATTTGTTCTCGTGCTCCATGTTGTACATCCtcaaaatgttcaaaaatgaTTCATACACATGGTTGTCCTGTCGGAAACGATCCTGCACAAAGCGACAACCCCAACAAGTAAGTTAACACTCATATTTTATCCATCTATGTGTCTGTCTAATAAAAGATCTTGTAAGATTCTTTATgaatttagaagaaaagaagGCTAGGAGTATAACCTTTACTTTCTCCACAAAACTGGCACCTTCTTCAAACTTAATTCCCAGTGGACGAGCctcattttcttgttttatttgatAAGTCGAAGGAGCCTCAGTTTCTTGTTTTACTTGATAAGTCGAAGGAGCCTCAGTTTCTTGTTTTACTTGATAAGTTGAAGGAGCCTCCGTTGTAcacttcttcttttcttcctttaCTAACTTGGAATCATTCCACTTAGTCATTACACCTACAAGAAATCCAACTGCAAAGCAGTAACCATTCAAATTAGAatctcacatatatatatgtattgtgtGTGTGATAGAATTCGTTAAAGACTTACCAGCTCGTTCATAACgatatataaatacattgaaACGCTCCATAAGACAAGGATGTTTTCCAAGTACTTGAGCAACCTGAAACGAGTGGTTAAATCTATGATGCTTAAACAACAAACAGATCGGCTTGTACATCATTTAAAAGATATTAGTACCACAAAATCCTGTAGAAACATTAGGTCTAGCCTATAATTTGCATGAACATCAACCAAACCATAGATAGCAGAAATTATAAGCAAAGATTACTGTCATATAGGAGCAACAAAGATAAGTTTAGATGCATGATACACGTACCAAAGAATGTAACTGCTCCCTTGTAATTATTTCTCTGCTGTAATCATGAAGACATTTCAAGAATGTCTGATAATCAACTGGACTTCCTAGTCTTTCCTTTACCTCTTCACAGAAAGTGAACCCTTTTGTATATGTATCTGCCAAGATCAAACAAATACTATTAAAAAGCTTACTAACCAAACTCAGCAACTCTATGCTAAAAACAGATGCATACATCaaggacataaccaaaaatGGAGTCAAACATACTGAATGTTTAGCAACATACTAATAGAATATTAATCATGACGAATTCTGATATGTCTTGTTGAAGATTGTTTTTAcgaattttgaattattgtcTTGTATAGTAATGTAAAGTACTTGTAACAAAATTCTAATGAAAAATTGTTCAAGACTTTCTCGGGCTCATTACACCGGCAAGTATTTCAATTGCCAAGAAGTAACCAATCTTAATGGCACACCAGTTTTACAATCATGAAATTTTAACTTACCAACTCGATCATAAAGATCCAGAAATTCATTGAAACCCTCCATAAGATCAGGGTATTTTCCAAGTATTTCAGCAACCTGAAATTGATAGTGTGCTTCAAATTAATGATGCTTTAACTAATAGATCGACTTGTATATCATTTAAAAGACATTAGAACCACAAAATCCTGTAAAACAGGATTCAATACCCCTGTTTCTCCCTTTTCTTAGCCAAAACTCGTAAAAGAGCCCAACCAAATCCATATAGCAAATATTACAAACAACGATAAATGTCACTTTGGAACAAAAAGGCTTGATTAATAGCATGATAGACGTACCAAACTTTGTAATTTGTTCCTTGCGATCGTTTCTGTGCCGTAAATATGGAGACATGTTAAGAATTTCAGATAATCAGCTGGACTTTGTAGTCTTTCCTTTACCCTTTCACAGAAAATGAACCCTTTGCTACACGAAGCTGACAAGATCaacaaaatcatattaaaaagcATACTAACCAAACTCAGCAACTCTATGCTAAAATTAAATGCATACACCAAGAACTTTATCAAAAAACGAAGTGAGATATATTGAATGATGATTTAATACATATTTACTAATAGATCAGTGTCATCACAAACAATATAACTAATAGTGGAAGATTCTAATGCAACACATCAAATACAACTCACATTTCAGGGTATCTTCAAACTCtccaaaagaattaattttacCAGTATGCTGCTGCTTGCTTAGATCCTCTTTGTAGTTGGTATCTGGCAAGAACCTAGTAAACTCATCTAACAAATCTGGATGGCCATTGAAAAGTATGGCAACCTAAACATAGATATGacaaaaagtaacaaaaaattaaaacataaacatcatctaTTGTATaccaatttaaaaaagaaattattaccTCTCGGTACACCTCATCGATTTCCTTCTGCTCTTTCCTATACACGTTCAAGATGTCTAGGAAGTATCTGTAGACTTGATCATCATTTTGGAATCGTGTCTGCAGAATATGATAGACCAAATAAATTAGGACTAAAGTAttttaaagaaggaaaaaacagacctttattatttaaacttgaaatgtAACCTTTATTTTGTTCACAAAGTTGACAGCTTCTCCAAATTCAACTCTAGGCTTATCTTCTTGATTGGGAGTTATCGTATATCCCTCGGGCAAGAAAGTGTTGAATCCCGTGATCAACCTAGGGTACCCTTTGAACAAATCTTTCACTCTTGCAATGACAGTAACAGTATCAATTctgtaaagaaaatgaaacaatTCGCTGATAAAACAACAAATATGAGAATGATGACACTAAGGCAAATAGTAGTAACATACCTTTGAGCCTTAAATTGTTTCATAATATCAAGGAACATTTTATACTTCACTTTGCCTTGAAACGTGTCCTTAACTTCCTTCAAATAAGACAAAGCCTCCTCTGTTCTAAGATTTGGGTTACAAGGTCTAAGAAAAGTTAGCCCTCTACCAGCAATGCGGCTGCCCAAACCATTTTCAACAACTTGTGATGAACGACGCCTACTTCACACagcaaaaaattcatatacatcataatttATACCATTAATAGTCACTGCTACCAAAAATGATATCATGTATATACTGAAAAATCAgcccaatttttttatatttttgatttttaaccTAAATCAACAAACTAATTATTAAACTAAAattcaataaatcaaaataattgagAAAGTGAATAAAGCTTACGACTCTCTACGAGAATAATTGATTCGCCGCCTAAACCTCTCTTTACCACCAGATACATCTTCTCTCAATCGGGCCATGCTGCAAAAATAGTACATCAACAAGAAGTTGTGCTagtaaatacaaattttattaagaattaaaaaaaaaaccaattcaaccataaaaattactcaaacaaaggggaaaaaaatttagaaatggCTGAACCCTAGTATTTTTTTCTATACCTTCTCTACctggagaaaaaaatattgtgtaTGTAGTAACGAGACTACACATATATATAGTACTAATTCTTGTAACGTGTGATGTTGGTCAAACTTTAAGGATAGTTTAGTCTTTCTCTAATATTTTTAGTCATTAACTAAAGTTATGACTATTTATTGACTGGATTCAATTTGTtgagttaaaaataattataaagtaAAAGCAGTGAAtccattttttattaattattaattgtttttcttaaaatatcatgtatttcttctacttttttttcATAACTATGCAACTCATTTAtagttttagtatttttattgtacaatatcacttatttctttttcacCAAAAATGATTAGAAAGTCAAAGTAGTGTAGTTCATATCTTATTGGTTATTAATtgtttattcttaaaatatcttgtatttctttttttttttcaccatATCTATGCAACTCATTtgtagttttactaattttattggaaaatattatttatttctttttcaccaAAAATGATTAGAAAGTAAAAGTAGTGTAATTCATATCTTATTGGTTATTAATtgtttattcttaaaatatcttgtttttctttcttttttttttcaccatATCTATGCAACTCATTTgttgttttactatttttattggagaatatcatttatttctttttcaccaAAAATGATTAGATAATCAAAGTAGTGTAAtccatttattatttattattaattgtttttcttaaaatataatgttgtatttctatttttcaCCATGTATATGCAACTCATTTGTAGTTCTACTATTTTTATTGGAAAATATCACTTATTTCTTTTCCaccaaaaataattacaaagtCAAAGTAGTGTAATCCATATATTGTTTATTATGagtaattgtttttcttaaaatatcacgtgtttcttttttttcaccATATCTATCCAACTCATTTGtagttttactatttttattggAAAATATCACTTATTTCTTTTCCACCAAAAATGATTAGAAAGTCAAAGTAGTGTAAtccatatattatttattatgagtaattgtttttcttaaaatatcacgtgtttcttttttttcaccATATCTATGCAATTCCTTTGtagttttactatttttattggAAAATATCACTTATTTCTTTTCCACCAAAAATGATTAGATAGTCAAAGTAGTGTAATTCATAtcttattaatgatatttttttaaaaaaaattaatgattagTAAGATATGGattgcactttttttaaaccaaaaaagtCTAATCCATATCTTATTAAtcatttattgtttttcttaaaatatcaaACCATAAAAAGTCAATTTATATCTTATTAATCATTAATTGTGTTTCTTAAAATAccatatatttcttattttcacaATATATANNNNNNNNNNNNNNNNNNNNNNNNNNNNNNNNNNNNNNNNNNNNNNNNNNNNNNNNNNNNNNNNNNNNNNNNNNNNNNNNNNNNNNNNNNNNNNNNNNNNNNNNNNNNNNNNNNNNNNNNNNNNNNNNNNNNNNNNNNNNNNNNNNNNNNNNNNNNNNNNNNNNNNNNNNNNNNNNNNNNNNNNNNNNNNNNNNNNNNNNNNNNNNNNNNNNNNNNNNNNNNNNNNNNNNNNNNNNNNNNNNNNNNNNNNNNNNNNNNNNNNNNNNNNNNNNNNNNNNNNNNNNNNNNNNNNNNTTAATTTAcggtaacagatcattaatcagcattaaatcagcacgtaattggatattaatttcaaaatttgaaaatcaaagattatatcatctattttgaatacattttttatgaacatcctgttaaatttcgaactgcagtaattttattgttgttattgtggaTGTTTCATGATGAATACATCAATTTTGATTAGACATTCCGGAATTTTGGTGAACGAATTGCagtatgaaagttacaaaatcgacggaatcgttgttggagattcaatttcgttttctaatctcaaagcagcaattgcagccatgatacatagaaaataatatgatacacaacaaattcatgtatcaatgcatcgtctaaaacactatacacactgattcaaaatgtatcagcaaacacacttgatggcgcagttattgaaattattcactgatacatgataaaaaatttcaaaaaccttgatacataggaaatcatatgatacacatctaattcatgtatcaaaGCATAGACTAAACATTATAATCCACTTAGTACTTATGTATTAAACCTATTGTCTGatacatgataataattttcataattttttgatacATCTTGGATTCCTTAagatttttactaatttcaacaacaatttaaaaataagtataaaaaatacaaaCCCGAAACAATGTAGGCCTGACAACAATGGttgctgcttctttttttttgttgttgtattttgacaacctttgattttgatgtttcgccagaatctttgtttgaatccttctaaagattcataggatcatgcaaagacttttttctattttctttccaattttcatcgtcAGAATCATAAatccttctattaattaaaggatccattactatgatgtaatagaacaattaaccaaaacaaaaaaaggaagaaaagaagaactgATGATGgagtaaaaagaaaaggaagaactaAATACGGCTGATGTAACAAATCAAtgaacaagaataaaaaaagaagaaaccaatAACAGATGCTGGGTTAAGAAGAATAACTAAAGACGATGATGGTGTAAGAAGAACTGAAGACGATGATGGAGTAAAAGAACAATAAGAACGGGAGAGCAATTGTCcagttttttgaaatttgaaattttttgaattttgaaattcaaaatttcaaaattgagtgttttaattaaaattaataattcaaaatctaaaaactgatttagaagattgagtgttttagtggagaaaaaataggcattataTCGGGgaattgtgtattataggagagagaatgttatgtatctatacacttctactaaaattaaaaaaaagggaattatgtaatatttaaaaaaagaagggaaaaataGAGAATACaaaacttatagttgtgtatttaagttatttttcctaatttttatacaacatatatgtatattgaatGAGTCTATTTGTATATTTCGATATATAAATGAGATGACAAAAAATGTGGAACGTTTTGCTGCTGattacaaattaaagaaattattactattgtatttaatttgaattaatagtttgttattttatacaattttctcaacattaattattaattatttttctttattaggtactttttctatttcatattaacagaatatttgagaattttttattgttcaaagtaattgaattgttgaaaatttaagatgaatatttaattttttttctatagcccttttctttcacttttgcGTTGACGTGATGTAATTGGTTGAATTTCATACAAGTACGTATAACAGAAAATCTACAAAATCAGCTTTAAGAGGTCAAAATGTATAGttcattttagttatttttaattaattaatatgtgttttaatttattaatataataataaaaattaaattaatttgatataaataattaatataaataatttttttttaaaaaaagtttatattattttaaatgtcCGATGTCATTCTTTTCCTAGATTCTCTCacccaaaacataaaaattactAACATTATGAACATAAACATAAGTTGATTAAATAGAAACATagagatttaaaatatttatgtacattagcagattaaatatatattgacaaaaaaaaatacaagatttaTGGTAAAGaactttttgactttttttattttgttttttatcattaaattaattttaaattcatatagTAGCAGAACGCttgaattcaagaaatatttttaaaaaaataatttatcgcTCCATCACAATTGTAATTGCGATCTCTGATCATTTGAACATGCCTTACAGCAGttcatcttttgttttttcaattgtgTTTGAAGCCTAATTAAATTCAATTCAGACAGTAcagtaaaatttatttaaaataatactttaacaaaattttcttcataTCTAGAACTCGAATTCGATGATTTAGTGAAGTGAATAGATATAATATCTTATCCTAAATGCAATCAATCTCATCGGATTATGgagatgttcatggccattcaAAAGAAAGAGCGCCACCAAATCTCTTTCCCACTTCTCCAATGGATGCTCTCTTTGTCAATTCATCTCTCTCCAGACTCAAACTCAAATTCTCTTCTCAATTCCCTACCTTCTCTCCCCTGCCCCATCACTCTTATCTCCCACTTAAAAAACTTAATTTACCACTTGTATTTGCCACGCTTCAGAACCAACAGCAGCAACAAGCAGCAGCCGAAGAAGTAGCACGAGAAGAATTTGAAGATTACGATGCCGACGAAACGTATGGAGAAGTTAACAAAATCATTGGGAGTCGAGCAATTGAAGGTGGGAAAGGAATGGAGTATTTGATTGAGTGGAAAGATGAACATGCCCCTACCTGGGTTCCCTCTAATTTAATCGCACAAGATGTTGTCGCTGAGTATGAAACCCCTTGGTGGAACGCTGCGAAAAAGCCAGATGAATCGGCTCTTCGGGAACTTATTGAAGCTGAGGACGACAGAGATGTGGATGCTGTTGATGACGATGGACGAACGGCTTTGCTCTTTGTTTCGGGACTCGGGTCGGAGCCTTGCGTCAAGCTGCTCGCTGAAGCCGGCGCCGACGTCAATTACCGCGATAGGAGCGGCGGTTTGACGGCTCTGCATATGGCTGCAGGATATGTGAAGCCTGGAGTCGCTAAGCTGTTAATTGAGCTCGGCGCAGACCCCGAGGTGCAAGATTACAGAGGGCAGACGCCGCTGAGCTTAGCGAGGATGGTCTTGAATCAAACACCTAAAGGAAACCCAATGCAATTCGCGAGGAGATTGGGATTAGAGAATGTGATTAGGGTATTGGAGGATGCAATTTTTGAGTATGCACAAGTGGAGGAGATATTGGAGAAGAGAGGAAAAGGTGAAAATGTTGAGTATTTAGTGAAATGGAAGGATGGGGAGGATAATGAATGGGTTAAAGCATGGCTGATATCTGAGGATTTGGTGAGAGATTTTGAGGCTGGATTGGAATATGCAGAGGCAGAGTGCATCTTGGAGAAGAGAGAGGGTGACGATGGGAAAGGCGAGTACTTGGTTAAATGGACTGATATTGAGGAGGCTACTTGGGAACCCGAAGAAAATGTTGACCCCCTTCTGATAGaagattttgaaaagggtcAACAGAAAGTAGTAAGTTGAATTCATGGTTTCTCTTTTGGcttgtatttttcttcttctgtgGTAATATAATGCTCTTTTGTTTTATGAACTATAGTTGTGGTAATGGATGTAATTCTGAGGTTGTCTAACAGGTTGAGGATAATTTCCTTTTAGTGatccaaatctggaaaattgaAGATCACCTTTAGCATATCTTAATTCTTAAATGATACTAACCAATCAAATATTACGTTCTATTGGTGATTGTCCGAAATCCTCTGTAGAGGTGGATGTTTTTAACAATTGAATTGATATCTTTGTTGAATGAAGTGAAAACCCTCTGAAGGGTCATGAAGAAGATTCTAGGAGATAGTTTTAAGTGAAAAGGTGGTGGTAGTTGTGAATTACTTTTGCAAAATGTGCTACTGCGGATTCATCCTTGTCTAGAGCTGTATTGGTGTTAGA
This window of the Solanum pennellii chromosome 2, SPENNV200 genome carries:
- the LOC107010158 gene encoding paired amphipathic helix protein Sin3-like 1, translated to MARLREDVSGGKERFRRRINYSRRESRRSSQVVENGLGSRIAGRGLTFLRPCNPNLRTEEALSYLKEVKDTFQGKVKYKMFLDIMKQFKAQRIDTVTVIARVKDLFKGYPRLITGFNTFLPEGYTITPNQEDKPRVEFGEAVNFVNKIKTRFQNDDQVYRYFLDILNVYRKEQKEIDEVYREVAILFNGHPDLLDEFTRFLPDTNYKEDLSKQQHTGKINSFGEFEDTLKSSCSKGFIFCERVKERLQSPADYLKFLTCLHIYGTETIARNKLQSLVAEILGKYPDLMEGFNEFLDLYDRVDTYTKGFTFCEEVKERLGSPVDYQTFLKCLHDYSREIITREQLHSLARPNVSTGFCGTNIF
- the LOC107011152 gene encoding signal recognition particle 43 kDa protein, chloroplastic, producing MQSISSDYGDVHGHSKERAPPNLFPTSPMDALFVNSSLSRLKLKFSSQFPTFSPLPHHSYLPLKKLNLPLVFATLQNQQQQQAAAEEVAREEFEDYDADETYGEVNKIIGSRAIEGGKGMEYLIEWKDEHAPTWVPSNLIAQDVVAEYETPWWNAAKKPDESALRELIEAEDDRDVDAVDDDGRTALLFVSGLGSEPCVKLLAEAGADVNYRDRSGGLTALHMAAGYVKPGVAKLLIELGADPEVQDYRGQTPLSLARMVLNQTPKGNPMQFARRLGLENVIRVLEDAIFEYAQVEEILEKRGKGENVEYLVKWKDGEDNEWVKAWLISEDLVRDFEAGLEYAEAECILEKREGDDGKGEYLVKWTDIEEATWEPEENVDPLLIEDFEKGQQKVVS